In Persicimonas caeni, a single window of DNA contains:
- a CDS encoding PEGA domain-containing protein, producing MTRRLLMLALSVSLVGWALAGCSAVQRIPDRQESTRAYLRLDVEPSTTRVFIDSKYMGIVKGWVQQTVPVEAGARRVELRAEGYITRRFDVELEPGEEVTLQVNMERTLDDEPN from the coding sequence ATGACTCGAAGACTGTTGATGCTGGCGTTAAGCGTCAGCCTTGTCGGGTGGGCGCTGGCAGGCTGCTCTGCCGTCCAGCGAATTCCTGATCGGCAAGAGTCGACCCGGGCTTATCTGCGTCTCGACGTCGAACCGTCGACGACCAGAGTCTTTATCGACTCGAAGTATATGGGCATCGTCAAAGGGTGGGTGCAACAGACCGTGCCGGTCGAAGCCGGTGCGCGTCGGGTCGAGCTTCGCGCCGAGGGATACATCACCCGTCGGTTCGACGTCGAGCTGGAGCCAGGCGAAGAGGTCACGTTGCAGGTGAATATGGAGCGCACGCTGGATGATGAACCTAATTGA
- the sctQ gene encoding type III secretion system cytoplasmic ring protein SctQ produces the protein MPHHREPGSSTQHAAHGVNIPKRAVKRRRTVRRIPLKSLEALSRAEVELGNRLLGLLPSPHPGERLLDELADELERLVGLEHDVFFHTVRTYEGNEFTSRLEDHFVTTLRLAPDPDEIVVAADMNLVASWIEELLDDEPPEARTLTPPSARDFGLVTFVAMQLVNWLCARGLPPLSIPTAQPDLETVAQRLRRQSEIAELVYTVTSRRAAGLVRLFVPADMVRSMEVFVATAARHERRRHRLMMTRLGTVPVELSASLGSVRLAAHELGSLGQGDVLLPGEHGLRDEALAGKGTVAGKGTVAGKEARGKLWLGASQQSFMWCEFRRQSTDMWEVEITDATPRDRSPNITEGKGDTVSHEEKQESQNSHGHATQVLEKAEVDVEVRVGTLPLPVAMLAEVQSGYVLELERRVDDGVDLVVDGRLVGRGELVNVDGRLGVRVLSIED, from the coding sequence ATGCCTCATCACCGAGAGCCCGGATCTTCGACACAACATGCCGCGCACGGGGTGAATATCCCCAAGCGCGCCGTCAAACGCCGCCGCACCGTTCGGCGTATCCCGCTCAAGTCCCTCGAGGCGCTGTCTCGGGCGGAGGTCGAGTTGGGAAACCGCCTACTCGGTCTGCTCCCGTCGCCACACCCCGGCGAGCGTCTGCTCGACGAATTGGCCGACGAGCTGGAGCGGTTGGTCGGCTTGGAGCACGATGTCTTCTTTCACACCGTGCGCACCTACGAGGGAAACGAGTTCACCTCGCGCCTCGAAGACCACTTCGTGACCACGCTTCGCCTGGCGCCGGACCCCGACGAAATCGTCGTGGCGGCGGACATGAACCTGGTGGCCAGTTGGATCGAGGAGTTGCTCGACGACGAGCCGCCCGAAGCGCGCACCCTCACCCCGCCGAGCGCGCGTGACTTCGGGCTGGTGACCTTTGTCGCCATGCAGTTGGTCAACTGGCTATGCGCGCGCGGCCTGCCGCCGTTGTCGATTCCCACGGCCCAACCCGATCTGGAGACGGTGGCGCAGCGATTGCGCCGGCAGTCCGAGATCGCCGAACTGGTCTACACCGTCACCTCACGACGCGCCGCGGGCTTGGTTCGCCTGTTCGTGCCCGCCGACATGGTGCGCAGCATGGAGGTCTTCGTGGCGACGGCCGCGCGACACGAGAGGCGGCGGCATCGACTGATGATGACGCGCCTGGGCACGGTGCCCGTCGAGCTATCGGCGAGCTTGGGAAGCGTGAGGCTGGCGGCGCATGAACTTGGAAGCCTCGGGCAGGGCGACGTGCTTCTGCCCGGTGAGCACGGATTGCGTGACGAAGCTCTTGCTGGAAAAGGAACTGTTGCTGGAAAAGGAACTGTTGCTGGAAAAGAGGCGCGCGGGAAGCTGTGGCTGGGGGCTTCTCAACAGAGCTTCATGTGGTGCGAGTTTCGCCGGCAATCGACCGACATGTGGGAGGTCGAGATTACGGATGCGACCCCTCGGGATCGTTCACCCAATATAACCGAAGGAAAAGGAGATACAGTGAGCCACGAAGAGAAGCAGGAGAGTCAAAACAGTCACGGACATGCCACCCAAGTGCTCGAGAAGGCCGAGGTCGACGTCGAGGTGCGCGTCGGCACGCTGCCGCTGCCAGTGGCGATGCTCGCCGAGGTACAATCGGGCTACGTGCTCGAGTTGGAGCGCCGAGTCGATGACGGCGTCGATCTCGTCGTCGATGGACGGCTGGTCGGTCGCGGCGAACTGGTCAACGTCGACGGGCGCTTGGGCGTGCGCGTGCTGTCGATCGAGGACTAG
- a CDS encoding flagellar hook-length control protein FliK — translation MKINNENTTQAERLDEPADKKGTKKSEDKKDFKELLKGKGGEKGKKAPKGSQKKTVGDRAARQASEQRTATGQPGKQTLGQADGFSRRLKGGELQLGRQLEQKDRLGAERQVTQHHDEARVEHGHRKKHHRQVHTEHAQKARRGQDVRAPKQDGGPRQNSGPKLGAASSKSHDASRAEQSVELQPAQVGTSEAKGPAKAKGNAPIEQSKLRAEVAELAKQLVERAHVGRDASGRQIMLLDLQVPGRGNVRVRLRRRGDGFELRMRPENEDFARDLRREREHFRQSAADKGVDFTSIEIV, via the coding sequence GTGAAGATAAACAACGAGAACACGACCCAGGCCGAACGCCTCGATGAGCCCGCCGACAAGAAGGGCACCAAGAAGTCCGAAGACAAGAAGGACTTCAAAGAACTCTTGAAGGGCAAGGGAGGTGAAAAGGGCAAGAAGGCGCCGAAGGGTTCCCAGAAGAAGACCGTCGGTGACCGAGCGGCCCGCCAGGCGTCCGAGCAGCGCACCGCGACCGGGCAGCCGGGCAAGCAGACGCTCGGGCAGGCTGATGGCTTCAGCCGTCGCCTCAAAGGCGGTGAGCTGCAACTCGGACGTCAGCTCGAGCAAAAAGACCGGCTCGGCGCCGAGCGTCAGGTCACCCAGCATCACGACGAGGCGCGTGTCGAGCACGGCCACCGAAAAAAGCATCACCGCCAAGTACACACCGAGCACGCGCAGAAGGCCCGGCGAGGGCAAGATGTCCGCGCACCGAAACAAGATGGCGGCCCGAGACAAAACTCGGGCCCGAAGCTCGGCGCCGCCAGCTCCAAGAGTCACGACGCCAGCCGCGCCGAGCAATCCGTCGAACTCCAACCGGCCCAAGTTGGCACTTCGGAAGCGAAGGGTCCGGCCAAAGCAAAGGGGAACGCCCCGATCGAGCAGTCGAAGCTGCGCGCCGAAGTGGCCGAGCTCGCCAAGCAACTCGTCGAGCGGGCCCACGTCGGCCGGGACGCTAGCGGGCGTCAGATCATGCTGCTCGACCTGCAGGTGCCCGGTCGCGGCAACGTGCGCGTGCGTTTGCGACGCCGCGGCGACGGCTTCGAGCTGCGCATGCGCCCCGAAAATGAAGACTTTGCCCGCGACCTGCGCCGCGAGCGCGAGCACTTCCGCCAGTCGGCGGCCGATAAGGGCGTCGACTTTACTTCCATCGAGATTGTCTAA
- the topA gene encoding type I DNA topoisomerase, producing MSKLVIVESPAKAKTIEKYLPGDFRVLASLGHVRDLPDKKSQLPKKYQKEDWASLGVDIEHEFEPIYVVKDKRSKKAISELKSELKKAEELYLATDEDREGEAISWHLVELLNPKVPTRRMVFHEITKSAIQEALEQTRDIDVHLVQSQEARRILDRLVGFPLSGLLWKKIAPKLSAGRVQSVAVRVLVERERERRAFRTGTYWDLKAALDKDGSKFDADLVSIDGTRIASGKDFDKDTGKIAEGKDVLLVEEEMANELLDKLEGLDWRVQSVKKRQYTTSPKAPFITSTLQQEASRKLGMSASQTMSIAQRLYESGKITYMRTDSVNLSKQAVTAARKAAREQYGDDYVRDEPRIYSSKSKGAQEAHEAIRPAGEEFVSPKKSGLSGRELKLYDLIYKRTLACQMADAKKTSTSVELVVDVDGKEVVFRANGLKTDFAGFISAYLESSDDPEAELADQEKHLPPMKEGDGVDCTDVEPIRHETKPPARYTEASLVKVLEEAGVGRPSTYASIMSTITRDDRYARKQGKTLIPTYTAFAVVELLEDYFPGLVDLQFTARMEDDLDEIARGEGSKVEYLHQFYRDEGAFDDQIKSGEEEIDNEEARVVHLSDFPATLRVGRFGPYAEWEADGETKKIDVPEDIPPADLTLEHLEELYAEREQWPKALGEDPETGKTVFLNNGRYGPYVQLGERIKGEKKPKTASVPPNVELHDVDLDQALTYLSLPRVLGEHPEDGKPIEAAIGRYGPYVRHKRDYRNLDNVDKVFTITYEEAMEILSQPKNNRRRRKVLKELGKDPESGKEINVLDGRYGPYVKLGKTNASLPKGVNPEDMTLEKALELIKEKQK from the coding sequence ATGTCGAAACTCGTCATCGTCGAGTCGCCGGCTAAGGCGAAAACGATTGAGAAATACTTGCCCGGAGACTTCCGAGTCTTGGCTTCACTGGGCCACGTTCGCGATCTTCCCGACAAGAAGAGCCAGCTTCCTAAAAAGTATCAAAAGGAGGATTGGGCTAGCTTGGGCGTGGATATCGAGCACGAGTTCGAGCCGATCTACGTCGTCAAGGACAAGCGCTCTAAGAAAGCGATTTCGGAGCTCAAAAGCGAACTCAAGAAGGCTGAGGAGCTGTACCTCGCGACAGATGAAGACCGCGAAGGTGAAGCAATCAGCTGGCACTTGGTCGAGCTTCTCAATCCCAAGGTTCCCACCCGACGCATGGTGTTCCACGAGATCACCAAGTCGGCCATCCAAGAGGCGCTCGAGCAGACGCGCGACATCGACGTGCACCTCGTGCAGTCGCAGGAAGCGCGCCGCATTCTCGACCGACTGGTGGGCTTTCCGCTGTCGGGGCTGCTTTGGAAGAAGATCGCGCCCAAGCTCTCCGCCGGCCGCGTCCAGTCGGTCGCGGTGCGCGTGTTGGTCGAGCGTGAGCGTGAGCGCCGCGCCTTCCGCACCGGTACGTATTGGGACCTGAAGGCCGCGCTCGACAAAGACGGCAGCAAATTCGACGCGGATCTCGTCTCCATCGACGGCACCCGCATCGCCAGCGGCAAAGACTTCGACAAGGACACCGGCAAGATCGCCGAGGGCAAGGATGTCCTGCTCGTCGAGGAGGAGATGGCCAACGAGCTGCTCGACAAGCTCGAGGGACTCGACTGGCGCGTCCAGTCGGTCAAAAAGCGCCAGTACACCACGTCTCCTAAGGCGCCGTTCATCACCTCGACGCTCCAGCAGGAGGCCAGCCGCAAGCTCGGCATGTCGGCCTCGCAGACGATGAGCATTGCTCAGCGCCTGTATGAAAGCGGAAAAATCACCTACATGCGTACTGACAGCGTCAACCTGTCGAAGCAGGCGGTGACCGCGGCACGCAAGGCTGCCCGCGAGCAGTACGGCGACGATTACGTGCGTGACGAGCCGCGCATCTACTCGTCGAAGTCGAAGGGCGCCCAAGAAGCTCACGAGGCGATCCGCCCGGCTGGCGAAGAGTTCGTTTCGCCCAAGAAGAGCGGGCTGAGCGGCCGCGAACTCAAGCTGTACGACCTGATCTACAAGCGCACGCTCGCCTGCCAGATGGCCGACGCCAAGAAGACGAGCACCTCGGTCGAGCTGGTCGTCGACGTCGACGGCAAAGAGGTCGTCTTCCGCGCCAACGGCCTGAAGACCGACTTCGCCGGCTTCATCAGCGCCTATCTCGAGTCGAGCGACGACCCGGAAGCCGAATTGGCCGACCAGGAAAAGCACCTGCCGCCGATGAAAGAGGGCGACGGGGTCGACTGCACCGACGTCGAACCGATTCGCCACGAGACCAAGCCGCCGGCACGCTACACCGAGGCGTCGCTGGTCAAGGTGCTCGAGGAAGCAGGCGTCGGCCGCCCGTCGACCTACGCGTCGATCATGAGCACGATCACCCGCGATGATCGCTACGCCCGAAAGCAGGGCAAGACGCTCATCCCGACCTACACCGCGTTCGCCGTCGTCGAGCTGCTCGAGGATTACTTCCCGGGCCTGGTCGACCTGCAGTTCACCGCCCGCATGGAGGACGATCTCGACGAGATCGCCCGCGGCGAGGGCAGCAAGGTCGAGTACCTGCACCAGTTCTACCGCGACGAAGGTGCCTTCGACGACCAGATCAAATCGGGCGAAGAGGAGATCGACAACGAAGAGGCGCGCGTGGTGCACCTGTCCGATTTCCCGGCCACGCTTCGCGTCGGCCGCTTCGGCCCCTACGCCGAGTGGGAGGCGGACGGTGAGACCAAGAAGATCGACGTGCCTGAAGATATCCCGCCCGCCGACCTGACCCTGGAGCACCTCGAGGAGCTGTACGCCGAGCGCGAGCAGTGGCCCAAGGCGCTGGGAGAAGATCCCGAGACCGGCAAGACGGTCTTCCTGAACAACGGCCGCTATGGGCCGTACGTCCAGCTCGGCGAGCGCATCAAAGGCGAGAAGAAGCCCAAGACGGCCTCGGTACCGCCCAACGTCGAGCTGCACGACGTCGACTTGGACCAGGCGCTCACGTATCTGTCGCTTCCGCGCGTGCTCGGCGAGCACCCCGAGGACGGCAAGCCCATCGAGGCCGCCATCGGCCGCTACGGGCCCTACGTGCGCCACAAGCGCGACTACCGCAACCTCGACAACGTCGATAAGGTCTTCACCATCACCTATGAGGAGGCGATGGAGATCTTGAGTCAGCCCAAGAACAACCGCAGGCGCCGCAAGGTGCTCAAGGAGCTGGGCAAGGATCCCGAGAGCGGCAAAGAGATCAACGTCCTCGACGGACGCTACGGTCCCTACGTCAAGCTCGGCAAGACCAACGCGTCGCTTCCCAAAGGCGTCAATCCCGAGGACATGACGCTCGAAAAAGCACTCGAGTTGATCAAAGAAAAGCAGAAGTGA
- a CDS encoding tetratricopeptide repeat protein, with protein sequence MSGSATSSLALSEEQQQQLEAISAELEPLRAAGAPKKARSSLDSILSNVPEAEDYQLLRAALLALRADVHLDLDEPARALEDAEAAVEAGWQKSETYDAAGWANYGLDRPEAARDQFDRALELDPDRVSSLMGRALALVDVDEFDHARSDLTHAINIEGNDAELYALRGDAFIRMGKFDQAERDLIQAREIDPEESDYALQLARLMMVQGRADDAANVIDKAIEGDDTALEALLLRSHIHLLGGRNTQARADAIRASNNFPDEAFAFVQLAHVQLAAGQGNMALKAAERAVELDPSLSDAYMVRGAALHMRGDTKQAQEDFERAHQAPAELPMFLLGPCYSALEATGFQTSMRDMLNRYSEAVSGESAGEGGQTGAHPPFGSFDPMSLLGQVFDDSGKMKGRFKPFLEMAMKNAPNILKNVPPSLLKNVGGLDPSQLEDIDLSELSSDQIEEQMRQFYEMMQSGENPFEGMNGNQPSSDGDDDDPDGDV encoded by the coding sequence ATGTCTGGCTCCGCTACAAGCTCGCTTGCTCTTTCGGAAGAGCAACAGCAGCAGCTGGAGGCCATCTCCGCCGAACTCGAGCCGCTGCGCGCGGCCGGTGCACCCAAAAAGGCGCGATCGAGCCTCGACTCGATCCTGTCGAACGTGCCCGAGGCGGAGGACTATCAGTTGTTGAGAGCGGCCTTGTTGGCGCTGCGGGCCGACGTGCACCTCGATCTCGACGAGCCTGCCCGCGCCCTCGAAGACGCCGAAGCGGCGGTGGAGGCCGGCTGGCAGAAGTCGGAGACCTACGACGCCGCCGGCTGGGCCAACTACGGCCTCGATCGGCCGGAAGCGGCCCGCGATCAATTCGATCGCGCCCTCGAGCTCGACCCGGATCGGGTCTCGAGCTTGATGGGGCGCGCACTGGCGCTGGTCGACGTCGACGAGTTCGATCACGCCCGCTCCGATCTGACGCACGCGATCAATATCGAGGGCAACGACGCCGAGCTGTACGCCCTGCGTGGGGACGCGTTTATCCGGATGGGCAAGTTCGACCAGGCCGAGCGCGACCTGATCCAGGCGCGCGAAATCGACCCGGAGGAGTCGGATTATGCCTTGCAACTCGCCCGGTTGATGATGGTGCAGGGGCGCGCCGACGACGCCGCCAATGTGATCGATAAGGCGATCGAGGGCGATGACACCGCCCTGGAGGCGTTGCTGCTTCGCAGCCACATCCATCTGTTGGGCGGCCGTAACACCCAGGCACGCGCCGATGCGATTCGCGCGTCGAATAATTTTCCCGACGAAGCGTTTGCTTTCGTGCAGCTGGCTCATGTCCAACTCGCCGCCGGTCAGGGCAATATGGCGCTCAAAGCCGCCGAGCGAGCCGTCGAGCTCGATCCGAGCCTGTCGGACGCCTACATGGTGCGTGGGGCGGCGCTGCACATGCGCGGCGACACAAAGCAAGCTCAGGAAGATTTCGAGCGCGCCCATCAGGCTCCCGCCGAGCTTCCGATGTTTTTGCTCGGCCCCTGCTACAGCGCCCTGGAGGCCACCGGCTTCCAGACCTCGATGCGTGACATGCTCAACCGCTACTCCGAGGCCGTCTCCGGAGAGAGCGCAGGCGAGGGCGGCCAAACCGGCGCCCACCCGCCGTTTGGCAGCTTCGATCCGATGAGCCTGCTCGGTCAGGTCTTCGACGATTCGGGCAAGATGAAGGGCCGCTTCAAGCCGTTTTTGGAGATGGCGATGAAAAACGCGCCCAATATTCTCAAGAACGTGCCGCCGAGCCTGCTCAAGAATGTCGGCGGGCTCGACCCGTCGCAGCTCGAGGATATCGACCTGTCGGAGCTGTCCTCCGATCAGATCGAAGAGCAGATGCGTCAGTTTTACGAGATGATGCAGTCGGGGGAGAACCCCTTCGAGGGAATGAACGGAAACCAGCCGTCGAGCGACGGTGACGACGACGACCCCGACGGCGACGTCTAG
- the trxA gene encoding thioredoxin, with translation MTTVNITAENFESEVANSDVPVIVDLWAPWCGPCKSLTPILEKLAEEFEGKVKVGKVNVDEQPELARSFKVQSIPMLVALDGVDVTDHQIGFRGEGAVRQMFEKAAGE, from the coding sequence ATGACAACGGTAAATATCACCGCCGAGAACTTCGAGAGCGAAGTCGCCAACAGCGACGTCCCCGTCATCGTCGACCTGTGGGCGCCTTGGTGCGGCCCGTGCAAGTCGCTGACCCCGATCCTGGAGAAGCTCGCCGAGGAGTTCGAGGGCAAGGTCAAAGTCGGTAAGGTCAACGTCGACGAGCAGCCCGAATTGGCCCGCTCGTTCAAGGTCCAGAGCATCCCGATGCTCGTGGCCCTCGACGGCGTCGACGTCACCGATCACCAGATCGGCTTCCGCGGCGAAGGCGCCGTGCGCCAGATGTTCGAGAAGGCCGCCGGCGAATAA
- a CDS encoding dihydrolipoamide acetyltransferase family protein: MRTEVVMPQMGESVAEGTVTTWLKEIGDFVERDEPLFEITTDKVDAEVPSPVAGVLVEKHVEPGQTVEINTIVAVVDTEAQEGEVPAAEPAQAAQSVGDEESNVVSLEEEKTTRQVAAAGGSASSVTADAGGFPSKAELRRTRSTPVVRRIAAEHGIDDLSPIPGSGLSGRVTKDDILEWIDQGKHLEKPAAPAAQQARKASTGGTTTREIHRPDIEVGERDKLEMLTPQRKMIAEHMVASKEISPHAHTVHEVDFSNVVAARKALKADFAERGVKLTYTAFLIKAAAEALREYPTVNASMDDESIVLRGDINVGMAVALDKSLIVPVIDNVDELSLLGVARKVNDIADRARNKRLKPDEVKGGTFTLSNHGVFGPEFGIPIINQPQAAIMSTGAIKKRVVVDQKTDAILVRPTSIWCLSFDHRIIDGATADKFMRRMREIIENWAI, translated from the coding sequence ATGCGAACCGAAGTCGTCATGCCCCAGATGGGCGAATCGGTAGCCGAGGGAACGGTCACTACTTGGCTCAAGGAGATCGGAGATTTTGTCGAGCGTGACGAGCCGCTCTTCGAGATCACCACCGACAAAGTCGACGCCGAAGTGCCCAGCCCCGTCGCCGGTGTGCTCGTCGAAAAGCACGTCGAGCCGGGTCAGACCGTCGAGATCAACACGATCGTGGCGGTGGTGGACACCGAGGCCCAAGAGGGTGAAGTGCCGGCCGCCGAGCCGGCTCAGGCCGCCCAATCGGTCGGCGACGAAGAGTCGAACGTCGTGTCGCTCGAAGAGGAAAAGACCACCCGCCAGGTCGCGGCTGCAGGTGGGTCGGCCTCCTCGGTGACCGCCGACGCCGGTGGTTTTCCCAGCAAAGCCGAGCTTCGTCGCACTCGCTCGACCCCGGTGGTGCGTCGCATCGCCGCCGAGCACGGCATCGACGACCTGTCGCCCATCCCCGGCTCGGGCCTGTCTGGTCGGGTCACCAAGGACGATATCTTGGAGTGGATCGACCAGGGCAAGCACCTCGAGAAGCCGGCGGCGCCGGCGGCACAGCAAGCCCGGAAAGCCTCGACCGGTGGCACCACCACCCGCGAGATTCACCGCCCCGACATCGAGGTGGGCGAGCGCGACAAGCTCGAGATGCTCACCCCGCAGCGCAAGATGATCGCCGAGCACATGGTCGCCTCCAAGGAGATCAGCCCGCACGCGCACACCGTTCACGAGGTCGACTTCTCGAACGTGGTCGCCGCGCGCAAGGCGCTCAAGGCCGACTTCGCCGAGCGCGGCGTCAAGCTGACCTACACCGCCTTTTTGATCAAAGCGGCCGCCGAGGCGCTGCGCGAGTATCCCACCGTCAACGCCTCGATGGACGACGAGTCGATCGTGCTGCGCGGTGACATCAACGTGGGCATGGCCGTGGCGCTCGACAAGAGCCTGATCGTGCCGGTGATCGACAACGTCGACGAGCTCAGCCTGCTGGGCGTGGCCCGCAAGGTCAACGACATCGCCGACCGCGCGCGCAACAAGCGCCTGAAGCCCGACGAGGTCAAAGGCGGCACGTTCACCCTGTCGAACCACGGTGTATTCGGCCCCGAATTCGGCATCCCCATCATCAACCAGCCGCAGGCGGCGATCATGAGCACCGGCGCCATCAAAAAACGGGTGGTCGTCGACCAGAAGACCGACGCCATTTTGGTGCGGCCGACTTCGATCTGGTGCCTGTCGTTCGACCACCGCATCATCGACGGGGCGACCGCCGACAAGTTCATGCGTCGGATGCGTGAGATCATCGAAAATTGGGCGATTTGA
- the lpdA gene encoding dihydrolipoyl dehydrogenase, which yields MSKYDVVVIGSGPGGYVAAIRAGQLGLKTAIVEREKTERLGGTCLLRGCIPTKAMLQTADLLAKASHAEDFGISLSDPKVDMDKMDKYRARIVKKNAGGVKYLMKKNNVDVHFGHGRIAGKNKVSVEGLDGKTTTLETKHCVLATGSACQHLPFIEMDHERIIDSDDLLQMTDKPEHLVVIGAGAVGSEFASVFLRYGSEVTLVEMVDRLLPIEDVEVSKEIEKSFKKQGMNVMTSSKVTDVTRTDDGVKVVVETTKGGKNSAKEIQASHLLVATGRRPVTGDCGLDKTKIEVDDRGYIAVDEYMQTAEDWVYAIGDIVNTPWLAHVASHEGILAVDHLAGEPAHPLNYDLVPNCTYTSPEVASVGLTEEQAKERGYDVKTGTFPFSAIGKASIVGQTEGFVKIVSETKYDELLGMHIIGPKATELITEGTVAMELESTVVELLHTIHPHPTLAEAVGEAAHAVMGETIHI from the coding sequence GTGAGCAAGTACGACGTGGTGGTAATCGGTAGCGGTCCGGGTGGATACGTGGCGGCGATTCGCGCCGGCCAGCTGGGCCTCAAGACGGCGATTGTCGAGCGCGAGAAGACCGAGCGCTTGGGCGGCACGTGCCTGCTGCGCGGGTGCATCCCGACCAAGGCGATGTTGCAGACCGCCGATCTGCTCGCCAAGGCGAGCCACGCCGAGGACTTCGGCATCTCGCTGAGCGACCCGAAGGTCGATATGGACAAGATGGACAAGTATCGCGCGCGGATTGTCAAGAAGAACGCCGGCGGCGTGAAGTACCTGATGAAGAAGAACAACGTCGACGTCCACTTCGGCCACGGGCGCATCGCCGGCAAGAACAAGGTGTCGGTCGAGGGCCTCGACGGCAAGACCACCACGCTGGAGACCAAGCACTGCGTGCTGGCCACCGGCAGCGCCTGCCAGCACCTGCCGTTCATCGAGATGGACCACGAGCGGATCATCGACTCGGACGACCTGCTCCAGATGACCGACAAGCCCGAGCACCTGGTCGTCATCGGCGCCGGCGCTGTGGGCAGCGAGTTCGCCAGCGTCTTTCTTCGCTACGGCTCCGAGGTCACGCTCGTCGAGATGGTCGACCGCCTGCTCCCCATCGAGGACGTCGAGGTCTCCAAAGAGATCGAGAAGAGCTTCAAGAAGCAGGGCATGAACGTGATGACCTCCTCGAAGGTCACCGACGTCACCCGCACCGACGACGGCGTCAAAGTGGTCGTCGAGACCACCAAAGGCGGCAAGAACTCGGCCAAAGAGATCCAAGCCTCGCACCTGCTGGTCGCCACCGGCCGCCGTCCGGTCACCGGCGACTGCGGCCTCGACAAGACCAAGATCGAGGTCGACGACCGCGGTTATATCGCCGTCGACGAGTACATGCAGACGGCCGAAGACTGGGTCTATGCCATCGGCGACATCGTCAACACCCCGTGGCTGGCTCACGTCGCCTCCCACGAGGGCATCTTGGCCGTCGACCACCTCGCCGGCGAGCCTGCCCACCCGCTCAACTACGACCTGGTGCCCAACTGCACCTACACCTCGCCGGAGGTCGCCTCCGTCGGCTTGACCGAAGAGCAGGCCAAGGAGCGCGGCTACGACGTCAAGACGGGCACCTTCCCGTTCTCGGCCATCGGCAAGGCGAGCATCGTCGGCCAGACAGAGGGCTTCGTAAAAATCGTCAGCGAGACGAAGTACGACGAGCTTCTGGGCATGCACATCATCGGCCCGAAGGCCACCGAGTTGATCACCGAGGGCACCGTGGCCATGGAACTCGAGTCGACGGTCGTCGAGCTGTTGCACACCATCCACCCGCACCCGACGCTGGCCGAAGCCGTGGGCGAAGCCGCGCACGCGGTGATGGGGGAGACGATTCATATTTGA
- a CDS encoding gamma-glutamylcyclotransferase yields MLSRKHANTMWIFGYGSLIWRPDFEHVEHRDGYLEGWTRKFYQGSTDHRGVPGAPGRVVTLLREPQARVWGRAYRIAPARANEIMARLDHREKGGYERHQVNVYCRSGESVRDALVYVATRENPEWAGPAPVDEIARQIYRSHGPSGPNREYLLELAASLRKMEAHDPHVFAIEHALRELIGEEF; encoded by the coding sequence GTGCTCTCTAGAAAACACGCAAACACTATGTGGATCTTTGGCTACGGCTCACTCATCTGGCGTCCCGACTTCGAGCACGTCGAGCACCGCGACGGCTACCTCGAAGGGTGGACGCGCAAGTTTTATCAGGGATCGACCGACCACCGCGGGGTGCCCGGTGCGCCCGGGCGGGTGGTCACGTTGCTGCGTGAGCCCCAGGCTCGGGTGTGGGGCCGCGCCTATCGCATCGCTCCGGCTCGTGCCAACGAGATCATGGCGCGGCTCGACCATCGCGAAAAGGGTGGCTACGAGCGCCACCAGGTAAACGTTTACTGCCGGTCGGGAGAGAGTGTGCGCGACGCCCTGGTTTATGTGGCGACACGCGAGAATCCGGAGTGGGCGGGACCGGCACCCGTCGATGAAATCGCCCGCCAGATCTACCGCTCCCACGGTCCTAGCGGGCCCAATCGTGAGTACTTGCTCGAGCTGGCCGCGAGCCTCCGCAAGATGGAGGCCCACGACCCGCATGTGTTCGCCATCGAGCACGCCTTACGCGAGCTCATCGGCGAGGAGTTCTAG
- a CDS encoding DUF2383 domain-containing protein, whose product MAKDNERAQKLRRLAEYHKSAADRYGAAVKNVELEDYSDLFREYQKKHSDFADELEAHATTFEGSQEEIEEVELGMLYDDLERLEDNVSETDLDALIAETKRVEDELLEQYEDAMNAEWSPDLNAQISDQFASLQRSRSEWQQRR is encoded by the coding sequence ATGGCAAAAGACAACGAACGCGCACAAAAACTGCGGCGCCTCGCCGAGTATCACAAGAGCGCCGCGGATCGGTACGGCGCCGCCGTCAAAAACGTCGAGCTCGAAGATTATAGCGACCTGTTTCGCGAGTATCAGAAGAAGCACTCCGATTTTGCCGACGAGCTCGAGGCGCACGCGACCACCTTCGAAGGCTCCCAGGAGGAGATCGAGGAGGTCGAGCTCGGCATGTTGTACGATGATTTGGAGCGCCTCGAGGACAACGTCTCCGAGACCGATCTCGACGCGTTGATCGCCGAGACCAAGCGTGTCGAAGACGAGCTCTTGGAGCAGTACGAAGACGCGATGAACGCCGAGTGGTCGCCCGACCTCAACGCGCAGATCTCCGATCAATTCGCCTCGCTGCAGCGCTCGCGCAGCGAGTGGCAGCAGCGCCGCTAG